AAATAATAACTCGCCTTTTTCAGCTCTTTCTTGTGCACCTTCCACATGATCTAAAATCCAACGAATTTTAGTTGCTGAAAAATAAGCATCCACGATCAAACCCGTTTTTTCATGAATCATTTCTCCATGTCCGTCTTCTTTTAATTGGTCGGCAATTGGTGAAGATTGACGGGATTGCCAAACGATTGCATTATAAATGGGTAAACCTGTTAATTTATCCCAGACGACCGTTGTTTCACGTTGGTTAGTAATACCGATTCCAACAATATCCGAAGGTTTCACACCCGACTCAATCAAAGCACCCGCAATCACTGATTGTACAGAATTCCAAATTTCATTCGCATTATGCTCTACCCAACCAGCTTTTGGAAAATACTGAGTAAATTCTTTTTGAGAACTACCAACATTAGTGCCTTTCTTATCAAAAATAATTGCTCGTGAACTTGTTGTTCCCTGATCGATCGCCATGATGTACTTTTGTTCTGCCATTGTAAATTCCTCCTTAAATTTAAAAGCTGAGTGGGCTCGTTTAGCCCTATCTGAAAAATAGAAAAATCCATTTGTGACGCTTTTTGTCACACATTGATTTTATCTTTTTCGAAACGAGTCCCTCTCGGACGAAACCGCTTTCTCTTTTATGAACATATAATAATACCAAATCACTTAACAAAAACGTCAGATTTTTTTTTGTTTTTAAAATAAATGAAAGTTTTTTACTAAAAACTTGAGATAAAGCTGAAAAAAGACTTAAAATAATGCTCTAAGCACTCATAAAAAGTCTTTTTTCCAAAAAATCCATTTATTTTTCTTGTTTGTTTCCATGAAGCGCTCTAATTTTCATTCTGATTTGATTGATATCATAAGTCGAACCCAATTCAGACAATACATACACTTCTTTAACGGATCGATAAATGGACGGATTCATCACATTTGTCACAATAAGATCATATGTATGCTTTGAATCGTAGGGTTCGATCGTCAAGCCATTGAGATTCTTTAAACTTAAAACTAACACTTGGGTCATCACTTCTTTATACAATCGATCCATTTCCAAATGAATCCCAATTCTTGTCTCTCCAACAATTTCAAAATCAATAATCGCCAATACACTCAAATACTTTACTAGAGACCACTCATGCAAACTATTTCCCTTACTGTAACTTTCATCAAAATACTCCAAACTCTTCGTCAAAAGAACCTGAGAAAAATCTGCTAATTGGTGACTGGAGAGCTGTTGCTCTTTTTGCCAAATATTTTCTCGGTCAAATAACTCCAATTCCCCTTTAAAAAAATACAAGCGACTATGGATCTGAGAAAAATAATAAAAAATCTTTTTTTCTAACGCAGGAAAAAATTTCTTCGGACGATAATATAAAATCACATGCTCTAATACAAAAGTATCCGCCAATGATGTTGGCGTTCTACGTCCTCGAATCAAGCTATACCGATCAAAATCTGACTCAGTTAAAACAGACATGCTCATAAGAAAAATAAAATGTAACATACTTTCTTCTTCATCGATTTCTAAGGGATAGCGACTAAAAAAACGTAAAACAAAAGAGCGCACTGTTTTATAAAAAGGATCTTGCTCATAAATTTTGCTTTTTTGATGTAGATCTTTATACATTTTTGGTTGAACAATGATTCGTTTTTTACTAATGGTCAGCCATAAACTTAACTTTAACTTGCTGTGCTCTTCAAAAGTAAGCGACAATCCCTTTTCAAGCCCTTCAATAATACGTAGATTTTGAATCGTCAGTGTTTTTTTCTGATGCACTTCATACGGTGTTAAAAACCAATACATCTGGAAATAAAAATAGCGAATTTGCAGCTCCTCTCCTTTTAGCTGACCATTGCGGATTTTAAGTTCAAATTCATGTAACAACTGATTCAATTCTTTAATTTTCCGAAACAAAGATGATTCACTGATGACAAACTTAGTCGTTAACTGAGCAATTGTAAACTCCCGATTTTGAAACAAATAATCGATTACCTGAAATTTTATCGAGGCACGCACATAATCTTCTAGCACTTTGCTAATTGAAAAGTGATCTGACATATGGATTGCTACCCACTGACCGTCATAAAACAACGAGCACTCCTTCTCATATGGTTTTAAATAATAACTTAATCCTTTTAAATCACTCTCAAACGAAGCCTTTGAGACACCTAAATAGGCTAATAAATCACTGTCTTCAATCCGACCGCCAGCTAGAATCACTTTTTTTAAAATACTCACTTCCCGCGCTTCTTTTTTATCCAGTAACTCTTCAATTTTCATTTGCTTCACTCCACAATCCTTCAAACCCTAATTGATTTGTGATATCCAAAATTGTTGAAAAATACGGATGATATAAATAATCTTTCTGATATAATTCTTCTAATGTTTGCCCCATTTGAATACTTAAGGCAAGTGTATTGATTTTTTCTAAAATATTCGCTTTGGAAACCAATTGTGCACCTAAGATTCGATGGCTTTCTTTTTCAAAAATAATTTTTCCATAAATTATCTCACCACCTAAAAAGAGGGCACTTTTTTGTTCCACATGAGAAACACCGATCGGTTGATCATAAAATAGTCCCTCAGCCTCAGTCAACCCCGTACTTGCTACATAATAATCGACAAGCTTGGTACCAATCGTTCGAATTGCCCCAACAAACGGTGTTGTATTTTCCACAAGGTTTTGCGCCACCACAAGACCTGTTCGAACAGCATTATTCACTAAAGGAATATAAAAAGATTCGTTAGATAAACTGTAAGGTACTTGAATACAATCACCAATTGCAAAAATATTCGCCTGTGATGTTTGTAAATACTCATTCACATAAACCGTTCGATCAGTATGTACTTGGATATGCTCGTCTAGATAGGCTAAATCCGGTCGAACATTCATAGCAAACACAGCACTATCACAGTCTAGCTTAGTCATTTTACTTTCAATTCTTAGTCCTTGATCGCTATCAACAATCTTTTCGACGGTCTCTTCAAAGTGAAAAATAATCCCTTTTAGCGCCATTTCCTCTTGGACAGGCCGGATCATTTCCCGATCAAAATACTTAAATAATAAATAATCCATTTGCTCGAAAAGATGAACCTCTTTGCCTTGTTTTAACAGCATATCTGCTGCCTCAGCCCCTATCTGACCACCACCGATCAAGGCCACTTTTTGGCTATTTTTGAGTTGTTCGATTGCTTTTAAAACGCCAGGTAAAAATTTATATTTTAACACTTTCTCCGAATCACTACCTAAAATTTTTTGAGACCACTGACTTGCGCCGGTAGCTAAAATCAATTTATCGAATGAAATACAAAAGTCCTCCGCTTGTTTTTCATATATTACCATCTGTCGCTTTGAATCTATCTTAACGACTGTTGCAGCTAATAATAATTGAATAGTGCACTTTTTTAATTGTTGCTCTGAAATAAATTGTGCTTCTTCGATTGGGCCAATCGTTTTATTGAAATAAAGATTGATTCCGCCTGGTAAATAGCCGATTGTCGATTGTTTCTCAATTAAATGAATTTCCGCTGCAGGATGTTTTTTTCTTATTGCCAAAGCCGCTGACACCCCAGCAAAAGAAGCCCCGATAATCACAACTTTCATAATTAAGCCTTCTTTCCAATTATATAAAACGTTTTCTTCAAGAATAGCATAATCAATAAGGAAATTCATCCTTTCGCCTTTTCAAAAAAAATAGACTCATCTAACTAAGTCTGATCAACTTAGGATGAAATCTATTTTCCAACTTTATTTACTTTTCATAAATGCTTGAATTGCTTCAGCATTTTTTTGCTCGTCGATTTCAAGAACACTTCCTGATTCCGTATTATCATTAAAGTCCCAAGAGCCTTGTACAGGAACTGAAAGTGATTCTAATGATTTGACTTTGCCTGACAAGAAATCTTTTGCTAAATCAATCAGTAAGCTCGTAGGTACATTCGTATCGATTTTTCCTACTAGTTTTCCGGCAACTTGAGGTAATTCCCAGATTGGGATCAAATCTTTCGACTGATTGATCAATGCGTCCATCACTTGTTGCTGACGTCTGATACGACCAAAATCACCCTCTTCATCCATTCTGAAACGAGCATATTGCAATAGGCTATTTCCATGAAGCGTTTGTTTTCCCTTAGTAATATCCACACCATCTAAATTGATATCTTTTTCAGCATCAATTGTTACACCTTTTGGATAGAGTTCGTCGATGATTGCACTAAATTCTTTAAAATCCATGACTAGATAATAATTAATCGGTAACCCAAAGCTTGTATTTAACACTTCTTTTGTCAATTGTGCGCCACCGTAAGCATAAGCCGCATTTATCTTGTCTAAACCATAATTAGGAATCGTTACGTAACTATCTCGCATAATAGAAATCAATCTAGGCTGCTTCATTTTCCCATCATAATGAGCCACCATCAATGTATCCGAACGACCTTGATCTTCATCATCGTCTCTAGAATCATTCCCGATGACCATCACCGTTAATTCTTTGTCACTCGTTTGTTCATCTCCAGTAAAATTTTGATTTTTATTAGACAATTGTGACTCACTTTTTTCTTTTGCTTGTTGAAATGAGATTGCCGCATAGCACCCAATACTAACTACCACAAGAAGAATCGATAACAGGGTAATAGTAATTATTTTTGACGATTTTTTCATTGTGAATTCCTTTCCAAAACGCAAATGTATACTTGTACAAGAAAATCCCTTCACCAAGATGACTCAGCGAAGGGATTAGATTACTGGGTATCAGAACTGTGATAACTATCACTTGTTTTCGACTTACCTAGTTCTTCTCTTCGTTGAGTTTTAGCACTATATAACGTAAAAAGCGTCTGCTTTTAGCTACTTTGAAAACCGCCTTAATTCGACGATTTTTGTCCTACCCGTGCCTGTCTTTCGACATTTCTGAGCAGTAGCCTGTGTTTATATAGGAGCCTCACCTAACAAGTATTTAATTCATTTTACACTATAAGCAATAAGCATAATAAAGTCAAATTAAATTTTGCCTAAATTGCGCTAGATAAAAAACAGATTATTAAAAGAATTATCATTATATTCGCATTACTGGATGAAATTAGACAATTAAATGGGTATGGTAATCTTTAGTATTTCTTAAATAAACAAGTTGTTTATACATCTTCTACTAGCATTAAAAACTTTAGATGGACTTTTTTTAGCATATCTGTTTCAATGTGTAGAAGACCAAATAGTTGGAGGAGGTATTTATGAAAAATTTTTTAGAAATTCAACAAGAATTCTTTTTTAATTTTCTAATCGATCGTATTGATAATTTTTTATTGGATCATTCTGATGAAACATTTTATGCGTTTGCTTTAGATTGCACTATTTACCAAGAAGGTGAAATCAACCTTTGCTTGAATACCACAGAGCGCTGGGAAGAGACTACAAACTACTACGCTGACAAAGGCTACAAAGAACAACAATTAGCTGAAATGAAGTATCATTCGAAAGATTGGGACGAGGAGCAACGTTTTGCTTCAATCCATTTATTTGATGATTGGGTTGAAGAAGACGAAGACATCCAGACCACTCTTGACTGGCTTTGTGAACAACTCGTTCTTTTTACAACCAGTGAAACCTTTCAGCGAATTCCAAAAACAGAGGCATTTAAGTTGTTCGTTTACGATCACAATGAAGAACCCTCTGATTCAGAAGAACGTTTTGAAAAAATAACGACTTCTGAGCTTTTTCAACTATAATAAAAAAGAGTGTCCTGATTCTTTTGTCATACACCATAATGAATCAGATATTTATTTTCATCGATTGCTTTAAGAAGCAACTTAGACAATTCCGTTATATAAAATTGGTCATAGTTTTTCTTATCTTTTATAATCACATCATAAAAAGCAGGCACGGATGCTGGTGAAATTATCGTTATTCCCCAGCGATCCAGTCCTCTCTCTTTTTGGTTGGATACGCAAAAATAGGTTTCAATTAATGACAAATCAGCCCACTATCGGTTAATTGCATCATCAGGGATTTTGATACAGTGATACTTCTCTGGTTCATATTTATGGTACATGTTCTTTTTATCAAATGCTTCAATAATACCAAATTCTGCATAAGGTCCCATACCATTCCACCTTAAATAAAGCTAAATGAAACCTCATCCAACACAAAAATAGTTGTAAGAATTTCATTTACTTTTTTTACTAGCACTTTATTATCAATTATTTGATCTTTTGTTTCAAGCTTTGTTTGAGCAGTTGAATAAATCAAATAGTCATATTCTTCTTTGAGTCTAATTTGATGATTATCTTTTTTATATAAAATATAATCATCTAAAACATCAGATTCATATTCACGTTTAAATCCATTTTTTAAGACAATCGCCGTAACTAATGTATTAACGTTCAACTCATCTAATGGAATGGCTTGTTCATCATACGTTAATGTATAGCTCACATCTTCGATGATTCCACATGCATTACACCCTCCATCTAATAAGTTGACCTTTTTCGCAATTTTTACTGCTTTCATGCTTACAAATCCTTTCCAAACATCTAGTTCATTCACTTTATTATATCAAATATTATCCTAAAATAAGATAGAAAAATAAACATAACTGTACTACATAACATATAAATATAATTAAAATATATTTAAAATTATTAGAAATCACTAATATGTATTTACTTTATATTTTTTTCAGATAATAATATAGGCAAGCTACTATTTATAAAACAGTAGTAAATAAGAGGAGGAATTTTTTATGAAATTTTTTAAAGGTATGATGGTTGCAGTTTTAACAATTAGTTTATGTTCGGCAAGTTTAGGAATGGTATCAAGCCATGCAAACGCAGCAACAGTCGTAGAATCAAATTACAACAAGACAGTCACTTTATTCAATAAAGCAGATATCTTAGCACACACAGGGTTATCATTAACAAGTTCAAATGTATCATCTGTTTACAATGAATTAGCGAAAACAAGTACATGGGAAGCTGCTGGATACAGTAAATCACAAGCGACTGTGATCGCCAGAGATTTCAGTAAAAATTACTACAAATCAGTAAGTTTACTACAAAAAATGACGTATCAAAAAGATTTACATCTTAAAGTTATCCTAATTACTAAAGGATATGTAAAAGCAGAATTCGGTTTACAATCATACTATGTGCCAGAAACTGAAGCACCTGAGGTTGAAGTTCCTGAAGTGGAAGTGCCAGAAGTAGAAGTACCTGAAGTAGAGACACCAGAAACTGAGACTCCTGAAGTGGAAGTACCTGCTGAAAAATCAGACTTAAAAAAATTAGAAGTACAAGTAAATTACACAAATGGTACACAAGTACAATTCCAATATCAAGTGAATGCAAATGGAACTATCAAAGCACAATACCAAGACAAATCAAATAAAGTACAATTACAAGGTAGTGCTGCTGAAGAAAAAATTGAAGGAATCATCGCTGGTCTAAACCTAAAAAATGGTAGTGAAAAAGAAATTACTTCACACATTTTAAACAAACTTGGTAAAGGATCAAGCTACAAACAATTCCAATTCCAAGGACAATTTACTGATAACTCACAAGTTAAATTTAAATTGAAATAAACAATCATCTATGCAAATAGGCGTGCAACCAAAGAACTTCTTCTTTATTGGTGCACGCCTAAAATCTTATACGTATCTAGTTCACTCTAAAAAGTCAAAAAGCTATTTTTGATTTCTTCATTTTTCTGGTTTTATGTGACCATTCTTACTACAGTTCCCTTTCAAACCACTCAGCTACAACATCCATCATCTCACCTTTAACCAGATGTCCTTCCTCCATTCCCGTCATAAACTGGCTATTTTCCGCAAATGGCTTATCTTTAATTCCTTCATAAAAATCAGACACATCACTATAAGGTATTTTGGGATCTTCTGTTCCATGCCAAAACAATACAGGACGTTTTGCTATTTTTTCAGGCTGTTTAGATAAATCGTAATGTGCCACCCAGCTTAATAATAATGGTAAATCCTTTGGCACAAAAATATCCATTTCAGCCGCACGTGTCATTACTCGATCAATATAACGCAATGGAGATGGTGTTCCCATCATACAAACGGCTGCTTTGATCTCAGGGTGTTGCGTTAACAATGCACAGGTTGTAATACCTCCCATCGACACACCACCAACACCAATCTTGTCCTCCATAATCAAACCTTGTTTATCAAAATGTCGAACTAATTGAGAAAATTCAATAATATTATATTGAATACTAGACCAAAATGTCACAGAGGGAATTGGCGACACCCCACCCGTTTTTCGCTCACCGTGATTCATTGCATCTGGTAAAATGACTCTTATGCCTTTTTTAGCCAGTTTTCTTGCTTGAGTCAATGACAACTCTTTAGCCGTTTGCCAACCATGGTAATAAATCACTAGAGGCAAAGAGTTATTTTTATCCTGCTCAGAAACGACTTCTAATACTGGAATTTCTTTAATCAAACGGTGTCGAACACTTATTTTCATTTTAGGATCTCCTTAATAAACTATTCTTATTGGCTTTATTATACACATTAAGGAGTATACATCACTTTTTTTGCTCAACTCTACAATAAAATACTATCTAAAAAAATTTTCTCCTACGTTTCCTTTTTACAATAACTCTTAGACGTAAAATCGACAGAATCATGGCTAATACAAGCAAAATATTAACTGCTATTGTTCGAAGTAACAACCCAAAAGATGCCTTATATCGCTTTTGTTTTTGAATATATTCGACTACGTCTTGTGTATTTGCTGATGTTTCTGGATAACTAATTCCTGAATGTAAGATATCGTAGGCATCAGCATAATTTCCCAGACCATCCGTCACTCTAAGATACATTTTTCCCACTTGTCCATCCCTAGTCAATTTCATATTGAATCGACCTTTTTTATCAGCAACCGCTTCTTGATAATGATACTCTTCATTGTCTGTATAAAATAATTCGACTTGAAACGTATTTTTTTGCTTCGGCATGTTTATTTTTCCAGATATACGGGCATTCTCTTTGTCATAATTTATTTCTGAAAAAAATATAGTAGGTCGATCACTGCTGACTAAATAAGGTACATTTTTATAGTGATAGATCACACCCTCTTCAGATGTAAAACATAAATCAGTGGAATAAATACCGATTTTATCTGTTTTTACAGGTCTATTTTCATAGTACATATCTTTGATTTTAATGTTGTCTCGATAGTAAATAGTTTCGATAAACCCACTATAGTTATTGACTGGACCGTTTAATACAAAATTCGCAAAAAACATATACGGACTATTCTCAAAAGGAAAAGTTAGATAAATCTCCTCTTTTATCTTTTTTTTCTTTGTAGTACTGCCATTTAAAACTTGTTTACGAGTAAAATGTCTCGTTAAATCACTTTCAGAATCAAACTTCGATTTCAATAAATTTTCTTTTCCTTCACTAGCGTAACACATAGCAGGAAAAAGAATGACTATTAAACTAAAAAACAACACAAACTTTTTCATAAAATAAACTCCCTTAAAACTCCTCACGACAACAAAACGATATACAATAAACAAAAAGAAATAGGTTTTATTTTCTTAATATTTAACATTCAAACTTTAACAACCACTTCAAACTATTATTCATATAATTTTAAAACTATTTTCTGAGCTCATTAATCACTATTTTTGCAATATATGTATTAAAAATAAAAAAGCTCAAAACCCTTACTCTTAAGGATTTTGCGCTTTTATCAAAATTATTATTTTGTTTCACGGTGTAAAGTAACTTTTCTTTCACGTGGGCAATATTTTTGTTTTTCCAAACGATCAGGATTGTTACGTTTATTTTTGCTTGTAAGGTAGTTACGCTCTTTACAAGAAGTGCATTCTAAAGTGATGTTTACGCGCATGTGTTTTCCCTCCTATATCTGATTTCGTATTTTCTAAGATATTTCTTAGCCTCAAATATCATATCATGTTTGTTCATGAATTTCTACCCTTTTACTGAAATTTGTAAAGGAAAACTACTTTACAAATTTTATTGTTGCTTATAATCTGCATAAGCATCTACGATGGCTTTAGCCATCAGTTGGTTTGGTCTGGTACTTTCACTTGTCAAGTGAGGTAAGATCACGCTAACAGCAATTTCAGGATCATTATAAGGGGCATAAGCAACCACGTTACTATTGACTGTAGTATGTTCACCAACATTTGTTTCCGCTGTACCAGTTTTTGCTGCCATATCCAATTTTGCGCCTTGCATATATTGCCCTGTGGTAAAGGCACCAGCACCGTGCACAACATCATAAAACCCTTGTTTAATGATATCCATTTGACCTGGACTAATATCTACTTTGTTCAACTCTTTTGGTGTAATTTCTTCTTTTAAATCACCAATTGTGCCATCTGGATTATTATTATAAATACCTTGAACCAAATGAGGCGCAAGTCGAGTTCCGCCATTTGCAACTGTAGCAGCATACTGAGCTAATTGCATTGCAGTATACGTATCATATTGCCCGAACGACAAATCGAGTAAATGCCCTGGCATTGGAGCAAACTCAGGGTCATCAAATGCAGTATTTGATAGTCCTGTAGACTCACCTGGTAAATCAATCCCAGTCGATACACCCATACCATATTCACCAAATGTTTTACGTAACACATCAAATAACGTTGAGTCTCCGGTTTCATAAGGTAACTTCATATTGTATTGGTAATCAGTTTTCATCATTTTCAAGACCAATTTCATCATGTAAACATTGGATGAATATTCTAGGGCTTGCTCTGCACTAAGAGACATTGGAACACCAGGATACTTATTAAATACAGAAGCTTTTGGGTCACTTCCAAAAATCTTAATCGGTTCATCGATCAACACATCATTACCAGAAATCACACCTTGTTCATAACCTGCTGAAATAGTTGCTCCTTTGACTACTGAACCAGGTTCAAACGCTTTGTTGATTGTAGCTAAAGGATTAGACGTTAACTCGTTAGTTGCAAGATCTCGATCTAAAGCAACCATCGCCATCACAGCGCCTGTCTTAGGGTTCATAACGACTACATAGGCGCCATCTGAGTAGTTCGCATTTCCTGTCGCTAACAACTGTTGATATTGCGCTCGAACAACTTCTTCAATTTTTGCTTGAAACCCTAAATCAATGGTCAATTTTAGGTTAGAACCTTTCTGACCTTCTGATATTGGCTTTTGCGTAACAATTTTCCCGTTACTGTCCAAAGTTACTTCTGATATAGCTTTTTTCCCTTGAAGAATATCTTCGTATTGTTTTTCTAAGTAACTCGTTCCTACACGGTCATTTCGTTCGTAACCTTTTGCTAGATACTCATCTGCTTCTTCAGCGGGTAATCCTGCTTTTTCTGAGGAAACTTTTCCTAAAATACTTTTTAGAGCCATGTCTTGTGGATATTCACGATCCCAATCCATTCCTGTGGACACACCAGAAATTTCCGAAGTGTGCTCGCCGATTATAGCAATTTCATCTTGAGTGACATCCTCATTTTTAATAAAAGCAGTATTCAGCTCAGATACAGCATTCATTCGTTTAAAAATTGTTGCTGCTTGCATCGTACGTTCATCAAAATTGATTTCTTCTGGTTTTACTTTTTCCACAGTCAGCACATATAATGTTCCTTGATCTGTGATTTTATTCCCTTTTTCATCTAACATATCCTTATCTGTCAAACGTTTTTGAGCAGCTTTTAAATTATCAGGATTCGCTAACCAAAAATCTTTTTTATCTCGTTCAGTTAATTCATCAGCGGGTACATGAATCAGATCGTTTACCTTATAAGCAATATCTAATAAATCTTCCGTTTGAACTTTTTTTCCTCGGGTATAAGTGATCGCCAGATTTGATTTATTTCCGACTAATAAATTACCAGCAGCATCATAGATTTGTCCCCGTGGTGCATTGCTTTTGATTTTCAATGTCGAATTTTCATCTACTTTTTGAGCAAATTGTTGTCCTTCTGCAATCTGTAAATAACCCAATCTTACGATCAAAGCGACAAACAAACCAAATATAACAAAAAACAGCAAATTCAATCGAAATGGAATATGGGATTTTTTGCTATTTTGTGTCATTGGTTCTACGTTTTCTTTTTTTAATTTATCTAAAAAGCTCATTTTTTTCATTTATCCTAGTCCTTCCTTATAAGAAAAGTCTTGCTTCTCTATTGTAACTAAAAAATGCAAAAAAAAATAGAGGGAATCCTCCTACTAAGAAAATATTTAATGTTTAAAGATCTGGAAAATCACTCAAAGAGCTTCTTTCCAGACCTTTAAACATAATTAGGTGATAAATGTACCTTTTTACTACTTATTTCCGGCTATAATTTGATACATCAGCGACCATGCTCTCTACAAAGATATTTAGATCGATTACGTCTGTTTCTTTACTTCCATAGCGACGAATATTCACTGTTGCTTCATCCATCTCTTTATCTCCTACAACAATTTGATACGGAATTTTTTGTGTTTGAGACGCACGGATCTTATAACCCATTTTTTCATTACGATCATCTACTTCGATCCGTAAGCCTTGTTCTTGCAGACGTTTTTTGACTTCATAGGCATAATCGGCATGAGCTTCAACAGAAACAGGAATAATTGTTGCTTGAATTGGCGCCAACCATGTCGGGAAAGCTCCTTTGTACACTTCAGTTAAGTAAGCAACAAAACGTTCCATAGTTGAAACGATTCCGCGATGGATAACGACTGGGCGATGATTATTTTCTCCGTCTTCCCCTACATAAGTTAAATCAAAACGTTCCGGTAATAAGAAATCTAATTGAATAGTTGATAATGTTTCTTCCATCCCTAAAGCTGTTTTTACTTGAACATCTAGTTTAGGACCATAAAAGGCTGCTTCACCTTCTGCTTCAAAATAATCTAGTTCCATTTCATCCATTGCAGCTTTTAACATCTCTTGCGCTTTTTCCCACATTGCATCATCATCAAAGTATTTATCTGTATTATTCGGATCACGATAGCTTAAGCGGAAACGATAATCATCGATATTAAAATCTTTGTAAACGGCAACCATTAACTCTAATGTACGTTTAAATTCTTCTTTGATTTGATCTGGACGAACAAATGTATGGCCGTCATTCAAGGTCATTTCACGCACACGTTGTAAACCAGATAA
The DNA window shown above is from Enterococcus sp. 4G2_DIV0659 and carries:
- a CDS encoding YusW family protein translates to MKFFKGMMVAVLTISLCSASLGMVSSHANAATVVESNYNKTVTLFNKADILAHTGLSLTSSNVSSVYNELAKTSTWEAAGYSKSQATVIARDFSKNYYKSVSLLQKMTYQKDLHLKVILITKGYVKAEFGLQSYYVPETEAPEVEVPEVEVPEVEVPEVETPETETPEVEVPAEKSDLKKLEVQVNYTNGTQVQFQYQVNANGTIKAQYQDKSNKVQLQGSAAEEKIEGIIAGLNLKNGSEKEITSHILNKLGKGSSYKQFQFQGQFTDNSQVKFKLK
- a CDS encoding DUF4303 domain-containing protein, with amino-acid sequence MKNFLEIQQEFFFNFLIDRIDNFLLDHSDETFYAFALDCTIYQEGEINLCLNTTERWEETTNYYADKGYKEQQLAEMKYHSKDWDEEQRFASIHLFDDWVEEDEDIQTTLDWLCEQLVLFTTSETFQRIPKTEAFKLFVYDHNEEPSDSEERFEKITTSELFQL
- a CDS encoding helix-turn-helix domain-containing protein, translated to MKIEELLDKKEAREVSILKKVILAGGRIEDSDLLAYLGVSKASFESDLKGLSYYLKPYEKECSLFYDGQWVAIHMSDHFSISKVLEDYVRASIKFQVIDYLFQNREFTIAQLTTKFVISESSLFRKIKELNQLLHEFELKIRNGQLKGEELQIRYFYFQMYWFLTPYEVHQKKTLTIQNLRIIEGLEKGLSLTFEEHSKLKLSLWLTISKKRIIVQPKMYKDLHQKSKIYEQDPFYKTVRSFVLRFFSRYPLEIDEEESMLHFIFLMSMSVLTESDFDRYSLIRGRRTPTSLADTFVLEHVILYYRPKKFFPALEKKIFYYFSQIHSRLYFFKGELELFDRENIWQKEQQLSSHQLADFSQVLLTKSLEYFDESYSKGNSLHEWSLVKYLSVLAIIDFEIVGETRIGIHLEMDRLYKEVMTQVLVLSLKNLNGLTIEPYDSKHTYDLIVTNVMNPSIYRSVKEVYVLSELGSTYDINQIRMKIRALHGNKQEK
- a CDS encoding DUF4809 family protein; this encodes MKAVKIAKKVNLLDGGCNACGIIEDVSYTLTYDEQAIPLDELNVNTLVTAIVLKNGFKREYESDVLDDYILYKKDNHQIRLKEEYDYLIYSTAQTKLETKDQIIDNKVLVKKVNEILTTIFVLDEVSFSFI
- a CDS encoding alpha/beta fold hydrolase — its product is MKISVRHRLIKEIPVLEVVSEQDKNNSLPLVIYYHGWQTAKELSLTQARKLAKKGIRVILPDAMNHGERKTGGVSPIPSVTFWSSIQYNIIEFSQLVRHFDKQGLIMEDKIGVGGVSMGGITTCALLTQHPEIKAAVCMMGTPSPLRYIDRVMTRAAEMDIFVPKDLPLLLSWVAHYDLSKQPEKIAKRPVLFWHGTEDPKIPYSDVSDFYEGIKDKPFAENSQFMTGMEEGHLVKGEMMDVVAEWFEREL
- a CDS encoding LCP family protein gives rise to the protein MKKSSKIITITLLSILLVVVSIGCYAAISFQQAKEKSESQLSNKNQNFTGDEQTSDKELTVMVIGNDSRDDDEDQGRSDTLMVAHYDGKMKQPRLISIMRDSYVTIPNYGLDKINAAYAYGGAQLTKEVLNTSFGLPINYYLVMDFKEFSAIIDELYPKGVTIDAEKDINLDGVDITKGKQTLHGNSLLQYARFRMDEEGDFGRIRRQQQVMDALINQSKDLIPIWELPQVAGKLVGKIDTNVPTSLLIDLAKDFLSGKVKSLESLSVPVQGSWDFNDNTESGSVLEIDEQKNAEAIQAFMKSK
- the rpmG gene encoding 50S ribosomal protein L33 produces the protein MRVNITLECTSCKERNYLTSKNKRNNPDRLEKQKYCPRERKVTLHRETK
- a CDS encoding FAD-dependent oxidoreductase; translation: MKVVIIGASFAGVSAALAIRKKHPAAEIHLIEKQSTIGYLPGGINLYFNKTIGPIEEAQFISEQQLKKCTIQLLLAATVVKIDSKRQMVIYEKQAEDFCISFDKLILATGASQWSQKILGSDSEKVLKYKFLPGVLKAIEQLKNSQKVALIGGGQIGAEAADMLLKQGKEVHLFEQMDYLLFKYFDREMIRPVQEEMALKGIIFHFEETVEKIVDSDQGLRIESKMTKLDCDSAVFAMNVRPDLAYLDEHIQVHTDRTVYVNEYLQTSQANIFAIGDCIQVPYSLSNESFYIPLVNNAVRTGLVVAQNLVENTTPFVGAIRTIGTKLVDYYVASTGLTEAEGLFYDQPIGVSHVEQKSALFLGGEIIYGKIIFEKESHRILGAQLVSKANILEKINTLALSIQMGQTLEELYQKDYLYHPYFSTILDITNQLGFEGLWSEANEN